CGGACATGGATAGGGATAAgaaggccaaggctggggccacagccgGGGGTGGGCAAGGAGCGGAGCCCTGAGGActgggctggcagccagggctggccgGGAGTGGAGCCCCAGGTGTGGGgcaagcagccagggctggggccaggagcagagctgggtggcgctccctcccctcctcccatgtgGCCTTGCCTGGGCCCCAGCAGCACACCGGGCCCcagcagcacccctccccccccgcaaactTTTTTCTGCCCACCCGCcaggggcatgccccacagtctGGGGACCTCTGATCTAGGCTTTGTACTGTGCATTAACTACTTTGTCTCTTCTGCTTTCTTCAGCCTTGGCACAAGCTGTTGGTCAGAGACATGGCTATAGGGCTGGCCCAGTGGTGTAATGCGCAGCTATGTGAGAATAAGGGTTTGGAGCTTGAGCCCAGCAGGGAAGGAACAGCTAGGATTCAGCAGCagctttccctgctgccccaccaGCAGAGTCAGGAGGCAGTGGGTCTGACACTAAGTTGGGAGGGCAAGTAGAAGTGCATTAGCCAGATGTTTCTGGACAACccacagtgaaatagttaatgatAACATTTAAATTGCAATCATTAGATTTTGGAATTCATATACCTTGGAGATGTATGGGGTAGCTCACCCCTCTTAGCATTGTCATTGGTGCAGGCTGGCTGAAGACCAGGCAGGTCAGGCCTGGTTCACACTCCTAAAGCAGCCAGAAGAGCTGGGACCTGCTCCTGAAAAGCctgtagccccactgaagtccgtggGATTTGTAGGGGCTCAGGCCCAGGCCCTCAGAGCTATTCGGGCACCTAAGCTGACCCTTGGTGCCCCACAAGATCAGGCTCATCAGTATTTTGCAAGGAAAGTTTAAACTCTGCAGAAAACCCTGAAAATCCCCCAAATCCTCAGCAGAGGCGGAACGTCCCTGGCGGGCCTGTCTGGGGCGCAGGGTGGGGCAGTCACAGGCTGTGCTTTCCTTTCTCCTAGATATACGGGAAATGGTACGACATTGCCACGGGCACAACGTGCACCTGGATGAAGCAATACAAGGATAAATTCAACATGGGCACgctggtgctggggccagggctgacCAGTAATCGGATCAGCACCGCCAGCACCAGACTCAGGTAGGCTCCCAGGAACTACTGTTCCCCAGTTCCCCAAAACACAGGAGCACAACCCGGACGTCCTGTGCACCCCGGAGACTCAGAGCTGCAGCTCCCTCCAGTGGCCTGCTTCAGAGCTTCTGCCCCCTGCAGGTCCTACTGGCTTCAGCTGGATGGTCCTGAAAATCGGGCCCATTGCGATTCAGTATTGCAGGGGGCCGCTTACATGCCGCCTGCTGCAATGATGGACACATGGCTCCCCCGCCTGTGCCTGAGATTcaccagctacaaaatgggggtATCGCTAAACAGCCTATTCATGAAACCCCTTGAGCTCTGGGGGTGAAATGAGAGGAGAGTCTGGGCACAGCGGGAAGGAGCCAAAGGAGAAATTAACTCTCAATCGCAGGCATCTCTTGGTTGGAATTACACCCTGGAAGGAGGGaatggatttcaatggaagtaCAAACATTCAAACCACCCACGTGATTGTCAGGGAGCCCCTGAACAGACACACAAGTTGATTGCAGAGCTGTTATCCACTCCAGCTGAGGAGCAAGTGCAGCTTTGACTAATGCTCATGTTACTGGAGGTGCCTGGGACCTTTTGACTTGGTAGCATCAAAAGGCGTTTACACAGGCTCCTCCCTGCTTCCAGCACCAAAGCCTAAAAAGCCTTAAAATGACAGTACAAAATAAAAGGAGGCAAAACTGCTTGGTACTGTCCCACTATACTAATCAtgcagggtcaaatcctgctcctTATTTCTCATCTGTGGAGGCCCAGGTCCACCAGACTCATTGGGacagaaagtggggggggggggaagttgaaGGTCTCTTGTgatgggtgctggggtgggggcagggccaatGGATCCACTGCCTTATGGGCCTACAGTGCGTCACTTGGCAGTGACTAAAGAACTCTGGTGGCCCGTGATTGGAGTGGGACTGGGAATAGCTGCAGTTATTagaggttttctctccccttcccaggcaAGGTGTCTGCACACAGGTTTCCGGAGAGTATCAAAAAACCAACATACCTGGAAAATACACCTACTATAACCCCAGTAAGTGTGGGAAGGACAACTCTGCTTTTCTCCTAGAGCTGCATGTACTTAGAACCATTGGATGCAGAACCTGATGTAGAAAAAGAAGGGACGACAGCCCAGCTAGGATGGAatgaagggaaggaaaatgcaACCAACCTGGGAAGTAAAGTCTAACATGGAAATCTAGTAGAGACTGTGAAACAATCTCCCAATGGAGTGGTAGAAGCTCCGTAGCTTAGGACATTTAAATCCAGGCTTTGGGATAAAGGTCCGAAGAAAGTAGTGCAGGGGCCAATCCTATTCCAGATCTCTTCCTCCTCTAACTTTGAAGATCCCCGAACAGCAATCGTAATTAAAAGAGCCCTGTCAGTTTCTCTTTTGAATCAATTTAAGTTGTTTATCACCCATTGTTTTTAACTCTCTTAGATGCAGTGAAGTTACCTGGGTATAAAATGAGAGTAATGCAGCAGTGAATCATGGCCAGTGAAATCAGGTCAGGTGCAGCGCATACACTGTGGGGTAGCCTTGGGGCCCTGCAAGGATGGTACATTCTCCCTGAGTGAGGCCAGGTTAGCTCAAACTGTGGCTACTTCAAAGCCACCACGGCTTAGGCAGAAGCAGCCAGGTTCAGCAAATAGCACAGGCTAGGACCCTGGCCCAGCTGCCTCATTTCATCTAGCCCACTTTCAAATGGCAGATTATCCCCTATTCACGTCCCTTTAGAGAAGTGCCCTCTtgcagctgtgtgtgtatttCCTTTTCTGCAGGCTGGGACGTGACCATCGACTCCTACGTGGTGCACACCAACTATGAGGAATACGCCATCATTCTAATGCAGAAGAAAAGTAGCTTCGGACTGACCATTACAGCCAAACTCTATGGCAGGTGTCTGTGACCATGGCATCTGGCTGTGGCACTGGCAAGCGCTCAGGCCCCAGCATCCATCACGGGGTGACAGTGAGGCTGTTGCCCGGGTGTGATCTGACCTGTGTGGGGCTCCCCACCTGTTCCGAACTGGAGAGTCTGGCCCAGCCCAACTTTGGTCACAGTCCCCACACAATTATCCCCCCAATTAGGGGTCATTTGCTCTGGCTTTGGCAGGGTCTGCTCAGGAGAGGCCCAGGCTAGGGTGTCAAGGGTTGTGTCTCATCAGGATTGAGGTGCAATACAAATATTGGTCCTTACAAGTACTTGGCCACTGCTGGGGACAGGCTGATGGAGCAAAGGTCTGACCTGATACTCTAGATGGTGTGCTCCACACACTGAGTTGGGaaggggaagcttgcacagaGTGGGCCTGCCTTTAGCTACAGGAGCtttgtgggagggaagaggaggtgggATTTCAAACCCTCTCCCAACCCATACACCACTCACACACCTGCTGAAGTTTGGGTTCTCTCCAGGCAGGACCCCGGAGCTGCGAGAAGGTCTTATTGTGGATTTCAGGCAGTTTGCTCAGGAGATGGGGATTCCTGAGGACTCCATCTTCATCATGATTAACAAAGGTAACCCATGTATGATCAGATGTCACTGCAGggcccccctccttccctcagcCTCAGGCACCTCCATGGTCTCTATGTTCTGTTACTCGCCCGGTCTTCCCAGACCACACTTCAGCCCGATAGCAGGGAGGGAGAATGCAGCATGGctgtgtgacgggttccccccagggtgccacctggaattggggtaccactgagtcCGCCTGACCCACAAACCTGGGTTCACTTTACACTGTATTGCTGCGACAGGCCCTCCAGCGCCCTCCAACACACATActggtagggacacacccagctgcaactACACACACATGCTGAGATCTAGGGAttctctgcatgggaaggctccacAAAGACACCTCACACTTCCTAAGGTATGCGCCCCCCTtttggagtgtaaacccaaaattataccatcttacactgcacagggaactgtacagtgcAAGCTTaggaaattcaccccctccctcaatgtggaggaagatatgcaacagcttacTGCCCCCAGTTATGATTCCcatacactggttttagacaaaacaaaaacaagtttattaactacaaaagatagattttaagtgattataagggatagcaaacagatcaccTAGCAAATAAACTAAAACacaatctaagcctaatatacaAAGAGATTGGATGtcagtagcaaattctcaccctaagttTTGTTTTAGGCAGTTGGTAGAGATTCTTGAGGGCAAGCTACACTTGTTTGCAGCTCaaaactccaggtatttctttcacaggctacaaatccctctagcctgggttcagcccttcttCTCTAGTCCAGTCTTTGTTTCTCAAGTGTTTCCAGCAATCTTcttgggcagggagtcagtgaagaaccacaattgtgtcactcccctgccttaaatagcttttgtttatggcgggaaccctttgtctcttAGTTTCCACacccagtcagtggaaaaacactcgTATttcaagatggagtccagtaccaggtgacttggtcacatgcccCTGTAGGGACACAGCAGACATTACtcggaggctgtttgtagcatcctcaggaagtgTCCCCAGGAAGGCTCCccggtgggagattagcatcttctaagacAGAGGTGatcaaactacagcccgtgggccacatctggcccatggtaccatcctgcccagcccttgagctcctggctggggagactagcccccagcccctcccctgctgtccttcctccccagcagcctcagctcactgtgccaccagcactctgggtggcagggctgcaagctcctgatGGGcgcgtggtggcgtggctggctccggccgggtgcAGCTCGAgttctgctgctctgagcggcatggtaaggaggcagggatcaggggggtttggataaggggcagggagtcccagggggcagtcaggggacagggagtggttggataggtgtgggagtcccggggggcctgtcaggggacagggagtggttggataggtgtgggagtcccggggggcctgtcaggggatgggggtgtggataggggtcggggcagtcaggggacagggagcagggggggttggatgtgtgggatcccaaggggcagttaggggcagggggtcctgggaggaggcagtcagggggcaaggatcgggggggggttggacgggtagggggttttgaggggggcaatcagggggtgggaagtgggagggggcagatagggggcaggggccaggctgtttgggggcacagccttccctacccggccctccatacagtttcagaaccctgatgtggcccttgagccaaaaagtgtgcccacccctgttctCAGACCTCTTGTTTTCCCTAACGGCCCTTCCCAGcgagccatctagactgattgcattctgtctagtgggcattccccagatgtaaacacatttgtaatagatgcgtagacaatattcctaactttagataccaacgtgatacatgcacacaaataggataatcacattcagtaaatcataacctttccaatgatatctcacctgccttatcttgcacaaaatacatcataattatgccataatcatatcataatcatattaCTATGAAGACTATGGGGTGTAGAGCCACGGGCAGGTGGGAAGAGCAGAGCAGCCAGGGGCCTGAAGGGATGGACAAGAGGCAGgaaagtgggagaaaggaagagatCTGTGGTGAGTAAGAAGTAGCAGAGAGGAGCTGTGTGGAGACAAGGCGACTTGGCCGTCTCTGAATGGATCAGGCTCCCAGGCCCCACACACCTTCAGCTACAATCCAGAACAGAGCCACATGATGGGCTCAAAGGTGcccagatgctgtggtgatgggcacGGGTTAGTTAGATGGCTGCAGGCCTCCAGGAGGCTTAGGCATAGTGCACCCCCAAGCAGCATCATTTCCCACTAGTGTGGAGAATGGGAATCCTTGTCATCATTCCCAGCCCCGATGTGTCAGCAGCACCCTCGCTCGTCGCTGGGTGATTGCCCCACACACGCTGCCCGGCTCCTGAATGCCAGGAGTTCcccggcagggagggggagttCCTCACACCACACCCACTTGCGCTCCCTACCGGCGAGGTTGCATGCGTTTCCACTGATGAGTTAGACAGAATCCCCTCCATGAGCTCATGCGCTAGCTGGCCAGAGAGGTCCCTGGTGAATGACAgtccacccacagccccccctgctcAGCTCATTGCAGCCGCAGCTCTGCTGAGCCCCCACGGTGGAGAAGGAAAGGGACAAGAACCAGGGATTGAACGGTCCACATGGCTGTACCAGGGTGGCTTGCCCCATAGGGCTGCAGCGCCACCGCTGAGTGTGCAATGCGGGGAGGGTGAGTGCCTGGGGAGAGCCGCAAGAGGCTGCCGTGGGGGAAGCTGTTGCAGAGTGTGATGACAGGCTTCTGCAGAGAGGTGCCTGAGACCAGGCAGTTGCCCTAGGCCAGGAGCCTGGTAGGAGGAAGAGAAACTGTATATTGGGAGGACTCTGATGTGGATTTTGAGTTTTATTTGTAGTTTATTTCATATGAATAAACCCAGTCCCCAAGGAGGAGTCCTTCTGGCCAAGGGAAAGCCTGGGGGATGTTTTATGTGAACActccaagaggggaaactgaggcagactatCTGTAGTGTGATCCTAGGCCCCAAAggggagcatgggctgtggcaCTGGAAGGGCTGAACTACTAAGGCACACAGTCACTCTGCATTTGAATCACTCAATGGGGAGCTCCCTGaggacacaggaggtaactgccctgccctgccctgcactgGGGAGGCCTTGGCTGGAGTGCTGTCTGCAGTTCTGGGCGCTGCACGTTAGGAAAGATGTGAGGAAACGTTCAGAAAACTGAGCCCGCCTAGTCTTGAGAAACAAACCCTGAGTCGGGATCTGACAACAGGCTTCAgccatgttaagggctgttataaagatcaGCGTCCacgaaggcaggacaagaaggaaCGGGGGTAATCTGCagcaaatgagatttaggctggatGTTAGGACAGTGAAGCACTAGAATAGGTTCGTGAGGGAGATTGCGGAATCCTTGTCTTTGGGGGGATTAAGAACCGGCTGGACAGACCCCGTCAGGGATGGGCGAGGGGGACTTGGTCCTGTCTGGCTGGATGAGATggcctctccaggtcccttccagccccacacttCTCTGGTTCTAGACGCTGAACTGCCCCCACCTGCtcatgccaggcactgtacagctGTGGCCGTGCGGgtgggcttgcaatttcagggTGATGCGATCCAAACAGAAGTGTAAGCGTTGGGGGATTGATGGGTGAGTAAAAGGCCAGAGGGGAGGGTGAGGAAATCACAGACGTTCTCTGCAGGAAACTCtcctgatgggggcagggagggtagGTCTCAGCCTTTCTGTTCATGTGCTATATGGGGACAGGGCTGTATTGACACAGATACGCAGCACGGTCCATGAGAGCCTTGCCAGCCTATTCCCTAGCAATGCCTGGTACTAAAGCCTAGGGCTGCCTTAACATCTGCCACATAGGTCTTGGGTGGTGGGAGAGAATCCAAGggcccaaccagctgcacctgccCATTCctcctgccctcactctgcccgcTCTTGCCTTCGCCAGCTCCATGTAGTtcaaactccacccccaccaaggGGCCATGGAGATAGCATGGAACAATGGTGGGATTCCTAGGCTTCGCTCTGTGTGCAGACCTTGGGGGGAGCTTGGGGCCTCCTAGAAGTCCACAGACAGAGTGCACGTGTCCTGCGATGATAGAGGCAAACTGCACAGAGTTGGGCAGGCCAGTTAGCAGCTGCCTCTCCATCCGTTTCCAACTCCTATCTCCCATCCTACTAACGCTCTCCTGTCCCGTCCCTTGGTGCAGGTGAATGTGTTCCCAGCGAGACCCAACCTGAATCCAAGGTGAGttgcagggctggaaggaacctcacaAGCTGAATTTCCTGGGTCTTCAGAGAATTGCGCTGGAGCGTTAGGCATCCCTCCAGAAAGTGCAGTCTGGATTTCCACGTTCATTGTGGTAACCAGGCCACTGGATTAAGGGGGTGCATGCTGCTCAGGCTGGCAGCTCTTCAGAagggcccagcctggctttctcAGCCACCTTGGGAGATGGCCCTTCACCAGCACTGACGTCTCCTGATGTGCTTGTATCCCTGATGACAGTAGACCTTGTAAGGAGCCTAGGGTACAGTGGAACGAAATGGGCGCAAGGGATTAACTTCTAAGCCGAGGCAAGACCCCATGAAGACTCCGCTTTGTTACATTTGATTTTACTTTAATGTTCCATGTTTGGTGCAAGTAGCTAGTTCTGGATCCGGGAGGCCCCGCCGTCCACCTATGTGCCCCACCTGGACTCAGAGGGACCCTCTTTGAAGAGAGAGAAGGCACGTCAGAATCTGTGGCCTGTTTAAACCTTAGGGCCAAGCCCTCAGCTGGGTAAATTGGTGCCAGTTGGTACCAACAGCCCTTCAATTAGTCTTAGCTGTAGTGGAGGTTATTTGTGAGACACTTGCTCAGTAGGAAGTGGTCTGAGACCACTAAATGCATGGCATACAGGGGCTATCAAATGGCCAATAACTTTTAGGTGACAAAGAGGCGAAAGGCTTCATGTCCCATTACCTGTCCCAGGAGTCCAGCTCCTGCCAAATCGCAGGATGACCTAACGTACTTTTTCACATAACGCACActtagtctgtggaactcactgctacaagaTATCACGGAGGCCAAGAGCAGAGCCAAACTTCACTGACTGGCACTGTGACTCCAGGTCATGCCACTTGGCTTGCGGGTCCTCTCAAACGGGGCACCCAGTGCAAGCTGCAGCTTTTTGTTCTACGGCCCTGGTAGCCCGTTCTTAGGGATGCACAAACTTCTTTGCCTGATAGACGACAGGTGCTCGCTTCGTTACTGACTGGCGCTGTTCGGGTTGGCTCCGTGGGTACCTCTGTGCAGCACAGTGgctgtgctagctctgctcaagctgaAATAGCAGCATGGCCACTGTGACAGGGATGGACTAGCCACGTGAGTGCAGTCCCATGCGTCCCCCAGGTACGTACTTGGACAGCTGGCTGGAGCCCACCCGCCATGAGCAGAGAGAGCGCTGGTACCTCTACCAGAGCTGGGATGGACACTCCCagctgtcccctcctccccctgctggtaCATCTACTCAAGCTGGGACGACACCCCCCCAACTGACCCCCCATACATCTACCCAAACTGggactgacaccccccccaccccccgcctagCCGTTCCCAGGGGTGAAGAGGGAGCGGAAGCTACAGAATGCTGCAGAAGCTCTGTTAGAAATCCCAGTGATTTCCTGGTCCCATCCTTCACTTGGGAGAATAGGTTCCGCCCAtggacctgctcctgctcccagcagggTTGTGTGTCCCTAATCTTATAGGCCTGGGGAATGTCTGCGTTCGTTGCCATCCTTGGAGAGATGCTGGGACTTATGGCTCACGGTTGTTCCATTGCATTGTCGTTGGAAACTTATTCACctaatgggctgctctttcttcTGTGTGCAGAGGTCTCGGAGAGCTGTCCTGCCCGAGCAAGAGGGCTCAGctgcaggtcccctgctaccacTCAGCAGCAAAAAGGAAGGTCTGTACAAAGATGGGGTCTCTgcacggtggggtggggtgggatgaagTTATCACCACGCTCTGGGGATGGCTGGAGTACTCCCACTGGAACTCTTCTTCTCCTTCTGCCTGGAAAAGGGATGGCTGTGCACAGACCTCAGCAGGAGCAGAAACACAGAATAAATTCATGTTGAAAACCTCAATTTTTACCTGCAATAGCTTTTCTAGGCAGCCAGGTGCTATCACTTTAAAGTCTCCTGCCTCGGGACCTTCCAGGGCTACTGGCAACTGCAGTGTGGCCATCAGAGAGCTGGGACTCTCTGCCTTTTCCTGTGGGACACAGCTTCCTATGCTACAAACCTGCCCCTAGTCCAGGTCTGACCattgctccccctgccccacagagctgggtGATCTCCATGGGAAATCCCACAGGTGGGGGAAAGCAGCACATGGAAATGGGAGATGTTTGAATCTCCTCAGAGGTTTGGGGGTTAGGCTATGTCCCCGGGGAGACAGCTCAGCGGGCAGAGGGAAGGTGACACGGCCATATAGCCCCTGGATGTCACCATCACACACCATGTGGTTCTGTGGCCGTAAAATGCAGCTCACTAGGATCAACCCTCTTGATGTGTTCAGATTTCTGCCGGCTGAATAAAGATGTGGGCCCCTGCATGGGGATGAAAGTTCGGTTCTTCTACAACTCTTCTTCTATGGCCTGTGAGATCTTCCACTATGGTGGCTGTCTTGGGAATGGGAACAACTTCCCTTCGGAAAAGGAGTGTCTTCAGACCTGCAGAACCGAGGGTAAGGGGGGGAAGCCCTTTAGTGTCCAAGCAACCATCTGTGCAGTCCCTGGCCAGTGCAGGAGGGGCAGATTTCGCCATCTCTCTGATCTGTGGGCCCCCAGCCTTCTGCTCCTCCTTTGTGGTCACGGCTTCCTGCTTCAGAGCTCTTCCCTTATTCAAGTGACCCAGGCTCCGTGCCGGGGGGAAGTGACACATTCATGTGCTGTCAGTGTGGAGGGAGCTCAGCGCAGTGGGGACAGCTCTGAGAAATCAGCCAGGGGCCAAAATGAGACAAGACAGCATCCGTGTCCAAGGCCCGACTGCAGGAGGTGACTTGAAAATGGAAAGGTGGCTAGATCTGATTTTTGTGATTCAGGGGCCAAAGCAAAACCCATCTGTTTTGGATCCAACAAAATGATTcctttgacccaaaatgaaattatttttggtgtttcattttgggtcattTTTGGGTGGTTTTCACCTTTTGTTTAATATTAGCTATATTTCTAAAggaaacacaattttaaaataaaactcgaAACATTTCATACTGAAATGGCTGAAACAAgttgttttcttgttttctaacaattttttccttttctttttttggaggctgaaactattcactgaattcgacccaaatttgcaaatagtttcagtgccccccaaaaagcatttttcagtgaaatttacTGTTTGCCAAAAAAATGTTGCCCAACTGTGTCTGTTTGCCATAAAAGACCTGACCCAGTTAACTTCCCAGGTCTCCCCCCTGGATTACCCTGGATTACCCCACAGCTATCCCCAACAATCAATATAAGATACTCAGCCGCAGGGCGGGCGGCACaatgagcctaaccaaacaagcCCCGTGGCGAGCCTGGCTGATTGCGGTCAGGGAATTGTGGGTTTGCCCTTGTGCCACTGCCCCAACTGCTGCACTGTTGTGGTGTCTTT
This genomic window from Chelonia mydas isolate rCheMyd1 chromosome 16, rCheMyd1.pri.v2, whole genome shotgun sequence contains:
- the LOC102945354 gene encoding protein AMBP is translated as MKFQGVFFLLFLSNLPTARGSPTGSQAQDIQVQENFDPERIYGKWYDIATGTTCTWMKQYKDKFNMGTLVLGPGLTSNRISTASTRLRQGVCTQVSGEYQKTNIPGKYTYYNPSWDVTIDSYVVHTNYEEYAIILMQKKSSFGLTITAKLYGRTPELREGLIVDFRQFAQEMGIPEDSIFIMINKGECVPSETQPESKRSRRAVLPEQEGSAAGPLLPLSSKKEDFCRLNKDVGPCMGMKVRFFYNSSSMACEIFHYGGCLGNGNNFPSEKECLQTCRTEAACRLPIVPGPCQQPVMLWAFDATQGKCTTFNYGGCQGNGNKFYTEKECKEYCGVPADGEEEFLGLSN